The following coding sequences lie in one Primulina huaijiensis isolate GDHJ02 chromosome 2, ASM1229523v2, whole genome shotgun sequence genomic window:
- the LOC140971905 gene encoding uncharacterized protein: protein MVTRRGIEANPEKVQALSSMSSPRNIQEVQRLTGRITALARFISRSADRSFPFFKVLRKAKNLEWNDQSEKALQELKTYLRERPILNKPVTGEELFVYLAVTPQAASSVLVRKEDAVHQPVYFEKLALALVIMARKLRPYFLSHPITVLTNSVLGKIVLHPDTSGRLIKWVTELSEYDIKFEPRTAIKAQALADFLAEIVQVSEEEQWKIFVDGSSCRTGSGVGIVIISPWGEETKVAVRLNIRASNNEAEYEALLVGLRAARSMGVTRAVLYSDSQLVIQQSKGKFEVKNEKMVKYAQAIEKAKEDFSELIMKQISRAENETADRLAKMASSLDQPTEPELIGQELVSQIDHLQAEKVNMLEEDWRYEVQQYLCHGKLPAEPKRAREVKRRALRFSLLDGILYKRSFSRPLLKCLGPEEADYVLREIHEGCCGNHLGSIALARKALMAGFFWPTMKKDALMMVRSCYNCQKHANLQWQPAELMRSVVSPCPFDQWGIDIVGSFPVSTGQRKFLLVAVDYFSKWAEAEPLAKITEGEILKFLWKNLVCRFGIPRRLISDNGRQFCGSKIQEWCKEMKIEQIFTSVAYPQSNGQVEVTNRSIVHALKTRLNSAKGKWVEDLPSVLRAYRTTARIGTGETPYNLVYGTEAVLPAEIGQESARVIGYGPNNDEWRAMDLDLVEEKRNRAAVRMAAY from the exons ATGGTGACTCGCAGAGGCATTGAGGCTAATCCAGAAAAGGTGCAAGCACTATCCTCTATGAGTTCTCCTAGAAATATCCAAGAAGTACAGCGATTGACAGGAAGGATCACCGCTCTAGCCCGATTCATATCTCGATCTGCAGATCGAAGTTTCCCATTCTTTAAGGTACTTCGGAAAGCTAAAAATCTCGAGTGGAATGATCAGAGTGAGAAAGCACTGCAGGAGCTGAAAACTTATCTTAGGGAACGCCCTATCTTGAATAAACCCGTCACTGGAGAGGAGCTGTTTGTGTATTTAGCAGTCACTCCTCAGGCTGCAAGTTCGGTTCTAGTCAGAAAAGAGGATGCAGTTCATCAGCCAGTCTATTTT GAAAAGTTGGCCTTGGCCCTCGTCATCATGGCCAGAAAATTGAGGCCTTATTTCTTATCACATCCTATCACTGTCCTCACTAACAGCGTCCTGGGGAAGATTGTCTTACATCCCGATACCTCAGGAAGATTGATTAAGTGGGTGACCGAGCTCAGTGAATACGATATCAAGTTTGAGCCCAGAACTGCTATTAAAGCCCAAGCTTTAGCCGACTTTTTGGCGGAGATTGTTCAAGTATCTGAGGAAGAACAATGGAAAATCTTTGTAGATGGTTCTTCTTGTCGAACAGGAAGTGGGGTTGGAATCGTGATAATATCTCCTTGGGGGGAAGAGACCAAGGTAGCGGTGAGGCTGAACATCCGGGCCTCCAATAACGAGGCCGAGTACGAAGCACTTTTGGTCGGGCTAAGGGCTGCCCGAAGTATGGGTGTTACTCGGGCCGTCCTCTATTCTGATTCTCAATTGGTAATACAGCAAAGTAAGGGTAAGTTCGAAGTGAAAAATGAGAAGATGGTCAAATACGCCCAAGCTATTGAAAAAGCTAAGGAAGACTTCTCAGAGTTAATCATGAAACAAATCTCTCGAGCTGAGAACGAAACGGCGGATAGGTTGGCCAAGATGGCCAGTTCTCTTGATCAGCCCACAGAGCCAGAACTAATCGGACAAGAGCTTGTCTCGCAAATTGATCACCTTCAAGCTGAGAAAGTAAATATGTTGGAAGAAGATTGGAGATATGAGGTTCAACAATATTTATGTCATGGGAAACTCCCGGCTGAACCAAAAAGAGCTCGAGAAGTCAAGAGGAGAGCACTCCGCTTCTCGCTCTTGGATGGGATACTGTATAAGAGGTCTTTTTCTAGACCTCTCTTGAAATGCTTGGGACCAGAGGAGGCTGATTATGTCCTTCGAGAAATCCATGAAGGATGTTGTGGTAATCACCTGGGGAGTATAGCTCTGGCTCGGAAAGCTTTAATGGCAGGTTTCTTCTGGCCAACCATGAAAAAAGATGCGCTCATGATGGTGAGGTCCTGTTATAATTGTCAAAAGCATGCTAATTTACAATGGCAACCAGCCGAACTTATGAGGTCAGTTGTTTCCCCTTGCCCTTTCGATCAATGGGGCATAGATATTGTGGGATCATTTCCCGTAAGCACAGGTCAAAGGAAATTCTTATTGGTAGCAGtagattatttttctaaatgggCTGAAGCTGAACCGTTGGCCAAAATCACTGAAGGAGAgatcttaaaatttttatggaagaACCTAGTGTGTCGGTTTGGGATACCAAGGAGGCTTATATCTGACAATGGGAGACAGTTTTGTGGTTCTAAAATTCAGGAATGGTGTAAGGAGATGAAGATAGAGCAGATATTTACATCGGTGGCTTATCCTCAGAGCAACGGACAAGTCGAGGTCACTAATAGATCCATTGTGCATGCCCTTAAAACACGTCTGAACTCCGCCAAAGGAAAATGGGTTGAGGACTTACCTAGTGTATTGCGGGCTTACCGAACAACGGCTCGGATCGGAACTGGAGAAACACCGTATAATTTAGTGTATGGTACTGAGGCTGTCTTGCCAGCAGAAATCGGACAAGAAAGTGCTCGGGTGATAGGGTATGGGCCAAATAATGATGAATGGAGGGCCATGGATTTGGACCTAGTAGAGGAAAAGAGAAATCGAGCAGCTGTTCGGATGGCTGCTTACTAG
- the LOC140971906 gene encoding uncharacterized protein — protein sequence MASTRSRSGEDNQPTSNMAELVRLITTTVEKILAQRPDNNLPPGEDHEAQRQEIQSLREEMERLREERNAPPPPPLLARGIPFSAEILAAELPQNFRFPNVGEYDGSGDPEEHLSRFENAALLHQYSDPIKCRVFLTTLVRSSQQWFNFLRPGTIKTFQDFGRAFLHQFASSKKHPLTSINLFNVKQQKQESLRDFVKRFNKMVIDVPSATPDILISAFTQGLRGGDFFKSLVKKPPTTFEELLARAEKYMNVEEVQMARKSEPKASVKATRDVRPTNLVPRVGRFEPPTLLGQFAAYTPLKVNKSRALELCDERQLIRRPRSSDRGPRNPRSERYCGFHKDYGHTTDECHHLNQEIERIIQGDPEMKAILASPGGGHRPAKRTREESDPERRRAPNQRENFQNANPNMRKTEPREQPPRGVINMISGGPTDGDSNRARKASSRRLENMEISSLGIRSGPMISFVPEDMKGVADPHNDALVIRAMIANDEVARIFVDSGSSVNVLFKEAMDQMDLGEYTVEPISTALFGFTGHAILPLGVINIPFSLGSGDTRKTRIINFVIVDAPSSYNAIMGRPAMAAFMAIASALHQKIKFPVGEAVGEVKGDQKISRKCYVEEVRVEQKSAKIEHTSRPESRGFDQLHLIEEAGEVTSDDVCEELILNPPSGVVRIARTLEEPLKEQLVRCLEKNKDVFAWCPSELQGVRREVMEHKLNVLNECRPVIQKKRHFGPEKDAIIKEQVQDLLRAGHIQEIYFPTWLSNEVLVPKSAGKWRMCVDFRDLNRACPKDCYPLPRIDQLVDSTAGQELLCFLDAYQGYHQIPLAEKDRSKVSFITSEGTFCYVVMPFGLKNAVATYQRLMDKVFKKQIGKNVEVYVDDILIKSKTVD from the coding sequence ATGGCAAGTACCAGGAGTCGATCGGGAGAGGACAATCAACCAACGTCCAACATGGCAGAGCTCGTCCGGCTGATCACTACGACTGTAGAAAAAATCTTGGCACAGAGACCAGACAACAATCTCCCTCCAGGAGAAGATCATGAAGCTCAGAGGCAAGAGATACAAAGTTTAAGGGAGGAGATGGAACGTCTTAGAGAAGAAAGGAATGCGCCCCCTCCTCCCCCCCTTCTGGCTCGGGGGATCCCTTTCTCAGCCGAGATATTGGCTGCTGAATTGCCTCAAAATTTCAGATTCCCTAACGTCGGAGAATACGACGGTTCGGGGGATCCGGAAGAGCACCTATCCCGATTCGAGAACGCGGCGTTGTTGCACCAATACTCAGACCCGATCAAATGTAGGGTCTTCCTAACTACTTTGGTCAGGTCATCCCAGCAGTGGTTCAATTTTCTTAGGCCGGGGACCATCAAAACTTTTCAAGACTTTGGAAGAGCTTTTCTCCACCAATTTGCAAGCAGCAAGAAACATCCATTGACGTCTATAAATTTATTCAATGTTAAACAACAAAAACAGGAGAGCCTACGAGATTTTGTTAAGAGGTTCAACAAGATGGTCATCGATGTTCCCTCGGCTACTCCGGATATACTGATAAGTGCCTTTACACAAGGACTAAGAGGTGGTGATTTTTTCAAGTCGTTGGTAAAAAAGCCCCCAACTACTTTTGAAGAACTGTTGGCTAGGGCAGAGAAGTATATGAATGTGGAAGAAGTACAAATGGCTAGGAAAAGCGAACCGAAGGCCTCGGTCAAGGCTACGCGAGACGTTCGACCCACTAACCTTGTGCCAAGGGTCGGGCGTTTCGAACCACCTACGTTGCTGGGACAGTTCGCCGCTTACACACCTTTGAAGGTCAACAAATCCCGAGCATTGGAGCTATGTGATGAGCGACAACTCATTCGAAGACCTCGGAGTAGTGACAGAGGACCTCGTAATCCCAGGTCAGAAAGGTATTGTGGATTTCACAAGGATTATGGTCATACTACCGATGAATGTCATCATTTGAATCAAGAAATAGAACGGATCATCCAGGGAGATCCAGAAATGAAAGCAATTCTAGCCAGCCCAGGTGGTGGGCACCGACCCGCTAAGAGAACTCGAGAGGAAAGTGATCCTGAAAGGAGAAGGGCTCCGAATCAAagggaaaattttcaaaacgCTAACCCGAATATGCGGAAGACGGAACCCCGAGAACAACCACCTCGAGGGGTAATTAATATGATATCGGGTGGGCCTACGGACGGAGACTCCAACCGGGCCAGGAAAGCTAGCAGCAGAAGATTGGAGAACATGGAGATTAGTAGCCTTGGAATACGCTCAGGACCAATGATTTCTTTTGTACCCGAGGACATGAAGGGAGTGGCCGACCCGCATAATGATGCTTTGGTTATCCGAGCTATGATCGCCAATGATGAGGTTGCACGTATCTTTGTGGACTCCGGAAGTTCTGTCAATGTTCTATTTAAAGAGGCAATGGATCAGATGGACTTGGGCGAATACACGGTAGAGCCTATCTCCACGGCTTTGTTTGGATTCACGGGGCATGCAATACTCCCCCTTGGAGTCATCAATATCCCTTTCTCTTTGGGGAGTGGGGATACTAGAAAGACCAGGATTATCAACTTTGTGATAGTTGATGCCCCCTCATCGTATAATGCTATTATGGGGAGACCAGCCATGGCCGCTTTCATGGCAATTGCCTCGGCTCTGCACCAGAAGATCAAGTTCCCTGTCGGAGAAGCTGTAGGAGAGGTTAAGGGCGATCAAAAGATTTCTCGAAAATGTTATGTGGAAGAAGTAAGGGTTGAACAGAAGTCAGCTAAAATTGAACATACAAGTCGACCTGAATCCAGGGGATTCGATCAACTACATCTGATCGAAGAAGCAGGGGAGGTGACTTCGGATGACGTGTGTGAGGAGCTTATCTTAAACCCCCCATCCGGGGTCGTGAGGATAGCCCGAACCTTGGAAGAGCCCCTGAAGGAACAATTGGTCCGGTGTTTGgagaaaaataaagatgtgttCGCTTGGTGTCCGTCCGAACTCCAAGGGGTTAGGAGGGAGGTGATGGAGCATAAGCTGAATGTCTTAAACGAATGCCGACCTGTGATTCAGAAGAAGAGACATTTCGGCCCCGAAAAAGACGCTATCATCAAGGAGCAAGTGCAAGATTTATTAAGAGCAGGACACATTCAAGAAATCTATTTCCCGACATGGTTATCTAATGAGGTCTTGGTTCCTAAATCGGCTGGAAAATGGCGGATGTGTGTGGACTTTCGTGACTTAAACCGGGCCTGCCCCAAAGACTGTTATCCTCTCCCGAGAATAGATCAATTGGTCGATTCCACGGCAGGACAGGAGCTCCTTTGTTTTCTCGATGCCTATCAAGGATATCACCAAATTCCCTTGGCCGAAAAGGACAGAAGCAAGGTCAGTTTTATCACATCCGAGGGGACATTCTGTTATGTAGTAATGCCCTTTGGATTAAAGAACGCTGTCGCTACCTATCAAAGGCTTATGGATAAGGTCTTCAAAAAGCAGATTGGGAAGAACGTTGAGGTCTATGTAGATGATATATTGATCAAGTCCAAGACAGTCGATTAG